In one window of Rhizobium sp. ACO-34A DNA:
- a CDS encoding arginase, whose product MTEKKAATLIGVPLEEGSGRGGCAMGPAALRIAGIGHALGELGYAVTDIGDLRPAPATDLPRHQNARHLPVVAAFTRTLEDRTYQAAHAGTIPILLGGDHSLSMGSVSGMARHAADLGRPLYVLWLDAHTDFNSPETSPSGNMHGMPVAFFCGKAEFTPILPAGRPLVEPSHVYQVGIRSVDEEERVAIRNNKVNVFDMRAIDEEGVGAIIRRIIADVSNANGLLHVSLDVDFLDPDVAPGVGTTVPGGATFREAHLIMEMLHDSGLVSSLDLVELNPFLDDRGKSARVMVELAASLFGRRVLDRPTRAA is encoded by the coding sequence ATGACGGAGAAGAAGGCGGCAACCTTGATCGGCGTTCCCCTGGAAGAAGGCTCCGGCCGCGGCGGCTGCGCCATGGGCCCGGCTGCGCTGCGTATTGCCGGCATCGGCCATGCGCTCGGAGAGCTTGGTTATGCCGTCACCGATATCGGCGACCTGCGTCCCGCCCCCGCAACGGATCTGCCCCGTCACCAGAATGCACGCCATCTGCCGGTTGTTGCTGCCTTTACCCGCACGCTGGAGGATCGCACCTATCAGGCGGCCCATGCCGGCACCATCCCCATCCTGCTCGGCGGCGATCACAGCCTTTCCATGGGCAGCGTCTCCGGCATGGCCCGCCACGCGGCAGATCTCGGCCGGCCGCTCTATGTCCTCTGGCTGGACGCACACACGGACTTCAACTCTCCGGAGACGTCTCCCTCGGGCAACATGCACGGCATGCCGGTCGCGTTCTTCTGCGGAAAGGCGGAATTCACACCGATCCTGCCGGCCGGGCGGCCGCTGGTCGAGCCGAGCCACGTCTATCAGGTCGGCATCCGCTCGGTCGATGAAGAGGAGCGGGTGGCGATCAGGAATAACAAGGTCAACGTTTTCGACATGCGCGCCATCGATGAAGAAGGCGTCGGCGCCATCATCCGCCGTATCATCGCCGACGTCTCGAACGCCAATGGCCTTCTGCATGTCAGCCTCGACGTGGACTTCCTCGATCCGGACGTCGCGCCGGGCGTCGGCACGACGGTTCCCGGCGGCGCTACTTTCCGCGAAGCGCACCTGATCATGGAGATGCTGCACGACAGCGGGCTGGTTTCCTCGCTCGATCTGGTCGAGCTTAATCCCTTTCTCGATGACCGGGGCAAGAGCGCCCGCGTGATGGTCGAACTGGCCGCCAGCCTGTTCGGACGCCGCGTCTTGGATCGCCCCACTCGCGCCGCCTGA
- a CDS encoding chemotaxis protein: MMPFGSDAKAILAAISKSQAMIEFDLQGNILLANENFCKALGYDFAEIKGKHHRMFCDPAYVASPEYKEFWAKLAKGEFDAREYKRIAKSGKEVWIQASYNPVFSGGKPYKVVKFATDITEAKLKAAEDSGKLDAISRAQAIIEFTPGGEVLTANENFLSTLGYTLSEIRGKHHSMFCDPAYVHSNDYKLFWQELAGGEFIAQEFKRIGKGGKVVWIQASYNPIFDMNGKVFKVVKFATDITERVRAVDDLAIGLTALSNGDLTTRIEKPFIPTLEKVRTDFNASIEKLQGAMRTVGENAEGIAASSAQIQVASDSLATRTQQQAAAVEETAAALEEITQTVADSSKRAGEAGQLVARTKTAAERSGQVVKNAIGAMGQIENSSNEISNIIGVIDDIAFQTNLLALNAGVEAARAGEAGKGFAVVAQEVRELAQRSANAAKEIKTLIHTSGDQVKNGVSLVGETGKALDQIVSEVQEIDRNVAAIVDASREQSTALQEINRAVNGMDQNTQQNAAMVEETSAASHSLAREADTLKNLLAQFRFGQHSSATVRIARPDASPVASPARTLMAKVARASTGAAASAQAQESWEEF, translated from the coding sequence CTGATGCCATTCGGTTCGGATGCAAAGGCAATCCTCGCCGCAATCAGCAAGTCCCAGGCAATGATCGAATTCGATCTGCAGGGAAACATTCTCCTTGCCAACGAGAATTTCTGCAAAGCACTTGGTTATGATTTTGCGGAGATAAAAGGCAAACATCACCGCATGTTCTGCGATCCGGCCTATGTAGCCTCTCCGGAATACAAGGAATTCTGGGCCAAGCTCGCCAAGGGCGAGTTCGATGCGCGGGAGTACAAGCGCATTGCCAAGTCCGGCAAGGAGGTCTGGATCCAGGCTTCGTACAACCCCGTTTTCTCCGGCGGCAAGCCCTATAAAGTCGTGAAGTTCGCGACCGATATCACCGAAGCAAAGCTGAAGGCGGCGGAAGATTCCGGCAAGCTCGACGCTATCTCCCGCGCGCAGGCAATCATCGAATTCACACCCGGCGGGGAAGTTCTGACGGCCAACGAAAACTTCCTGTCGACGCTTGGCTACACGCTGTCGGAGATCCGCGGCAAGCATCATTCGATGTTTTGCGACCCCGCCTACGTCCACAGTAACGATTACAAGCTCTTCTGGCAGGAACTCGCTGGAGGGGAGTTCATTGCCCAGGAGTTCAAGCGCATCGGCAAGGGCGGAAAGGTCGTCTGGATCCAGGCATCCTACAACCCGATCTTCGATATGAACGGGAAAGTCTTCAAGGTCGTCAAATTCGCAACGGACATCACCGAACGTGTGCGCGCCGTTGATGATCTTGCAATTGGCCTGACCGCACTTTCGAATGGCGACCTGACGACACGCATCGAGAAGCCCTTCATACCGACGCTTGAGAAGGTCCGCACCGACTTCAACGCCTCGATCGAAAAGCTGCAGGGCGCCATGCGTACCGTCGGCGAGAACGCGGAAGGAATTGCCGCCAGTTCGGCACAGATTCAGGTCGCCTCCGACAGCCTCGCCACCAGAACCCAGCAACAGGCCGCCGCTGTCGAAGAGACCGCGGCCGCACTGGAGGAAATCACTCAGACGGTCGCCGACAGTTCCAAGCGCGCTGGCGAGGCGGGCCAACTGGTTGCCCGCACCAAGACGGCCGCGGAACGCTCCGGCCAGGTGGTGAAAAATGCCATCGGTGCCATGGGCCAGATCGAAAACTCGTCGAACGAGATTTCCAACATCATCGGCGTCATCGATGACATCGCTTTCCAGACCAACCTTCTGGCGCTGAATGCCGGCGTCGAGGCGGCCCGCGCTGGCGAAGCCGGCAAGGGCTTTGCGGTCGTCGCACAGGAAGTTCGCGAGCTCGCCCAGCGGTCCGCGAATGCTGCAAAGGAAATCAAGACGCTGATCCACACTTCCGGCGATCAGGTGAAGAACGGCGTTTCTCTGGTCGGCGAGACTGGCAAGGCGCTGGACCAGATCGTGTCCGAGGTGCAGGAGATCGATCGCAACGTCGCCGCCATCGTCGATGCTTCACGCGAACAGTCGACTGCGCTGCAGGAAATCAATCGCGCCGTGAACGGGATGGATCAGAACACCCAGCAGAATGCGGCCATGGTCGAAGAAACATCGGCTGCCAGCCATAGTCTTGCCCGGGAAGCCGATACACTCAAAAATCTCCTCGCCCAGTTTAGATTTGGGCAACACTCTTCCGCTACAGTAAGAATAGCGCGTCCTGATGCTTCGCCCGTCGCATCCCCGGCACGCACACTCATGGCAAAGGTCGCCCGCGCCTCCACCGGCGCAGCCGCTTCTGCCCAGGCACAGGAAAGTTGGGAAGAATTCTGA
- a CDS encoding chemotaxis protein CheW produces MATTINSTTFGGETLEIIAFRLHDQEFCVKTTTIREIRGWAPSTPIPHAPADVIGVMNLRGSVIPIIDLAYKLGMKSTVANERSAIVVAEVHNMVIGMLVDRVSDILTIPSSQVQPVPEISASFDKSFSEGIIANENGMICFLNLSKMFKGTEAEDLAA; encoded by the coding sequence ATGGCAACGACGATCAACTCCACGACCTTCGGCGGGGAAACCCTCGAAATCATCGCCTTCCGCCTGCATGATCAGGAATTCTGCGTGAAGACGACCACGATCCGCGAAATCCGCGGCTGGGCTCCGTCGACGCCGATCCCGCATGCTCCCGCCGATGTCATCGGCGTCATGAACCTCCGCGGTTCGGTTATCCCGATCATCGACCTCGCCTACAAGCTCGGCATGAAGAGCACGGTTGCCAACGAACGGTCCGCCATCGTCGTCGCCGAAGTGCACAACATGGTCATCGGCATGCTCGTCGACCGCGTCTCCGACATCCTGACCATCCCGTCGAGCCAGGTGCAACCCGTTCCGGAAATTTCCGCCTCCTTCGACAAGTCCTTCTCCGAAGGCATCATCGCCAACGAGAACGGCATGATCTGCTTCCTGAACCTCTCCAAGATGTTCAAGGGCACCGAAGCGGAAGACCTCGCGGCCTGA
- a CDS encoding chemotaxis protein, whose protein sequence is MAWFAASSDSSNVRSALSKSQAMIEFDLTGTILDANENFCRTVGYSREEIIGKHHRIFCDPTYAESIEYREFWASLVSGKFDAREYKRFGKGSREIWIQASYNPVFSGGKPYKVVKIATDITEAKKRSLEDADKISAISRSQAVIEFTPDGRILKANENFCNATGYDLSEIVGQHHSMFCDPAYAASAEYKAFWAQLAEGRFMANEFVRYGKGGKEVWIQASYNPIHDLNGQVYKVVKFATDVTPRMTAIDALGRALNAVADGDLLQCLDQPFVPTMEKVRQDFNSAVAKLRNALQTVAINAEGIASASAEVREASDDLAHRTERQAASLEEAAAALEEITTTVADATRRADEAGRLVRETRKSAETSGEVVEQAIDAMSRIEDSSKQITSIIGVIDEIAFQTNLLALNAGVEAARAGEAGKGFAVVAQEVRELAQRSAQAAKEIKTLIHTSGEQVKSGVSLVGRTGAALHEISSRVGEIDTNVTAIVGASREQSGALREISQSVNHMDQATQKNAAMVEETTAASHGLAREAESLHNLLGDFRIGRPGDVRHSLVAA, encoded by the coding sequence ATGGCATGGTTTGCAGCAAGCAGTGACTCCAGCAACGTACGTTCCGCACTTTCTAAGTCCCAGGCAATGATCGAGTTCGATCTGACCGGGACCATTCTCGATGCCAATGAGAACTTCTGCCGAACGGTCGGCTACAGCCGGGAAGAGATCATCGGCAAGCACCACAGGATCTTCTGCGATCCGACCTATGCGGAATCGATCGAGTATCGCGAATTCTGGGCGAGTCTGGTCTCCGGCAAGTTCGACGCCCGCGAGTACAAGCGTTTCGGCAAGGGCAGCCGGGAGATCTGGATCCAGGCCTCCTATAATCCCGTCTTTTCCGGCGGCAAGCCGTACAAGGTGGTCAAGATCGCGACCGACATCACCGAAGCGAAGAAGAGAAGCCTCGAGGACGCCGACAAGATTTCCGCGATTTCCCGCTCCCAGGCCGTGATCGAATTCACTCCGGACGGCCGGATTCTGAAAGCCAACGAGAATTTCTGCAACGCCACGGGCTACGACCTTTCCGAAATCGTCGGCCAGCATCACAGCATGTTCTGCGACCCCGCTTATGCAGCCAGCGCCGAATACAAGGCCTTCTGGGCACAGCTTGCCGAAGGCCGCTTCATGGCCAATGAATTTGTTCGCTATGGCAAGGGCGGCAAGGAAGTCTGGATCCAGGCCTCCTACAATCCCATTCATGATCTGAACGGGCAGGTCTACAAGGTGGTGAAGTTCGCAACCGATGTCACGCCGCGCATGACAGCGATCGACGCTCTGGGCCGCGCGCTGAACGCCGTCGCCGACGGCGATCTCCTGCAGTGCCTCGACCAGCCGTTCGTTCCGACCATGGAAAAGGTGCGTCAGGACTTCAACAGCGCTGTCGCCAAGCTGCGCAACGCCCTCCAGACGGTCGCCATCAACGCGGAAGGCATCGCGTCGGCTTCCGCTGAAGTGCGCGAGGCCTCGGATGATCTGGCACATCGCACCGAACGGCAGGCCGCCTCGCTCGAAGAAGCCGCCGCCGCTCTTGAAGAGATAACCACCACCGTCGCCGATGCGACCCGCAGGGCAGACGAGGCAGGCCGCCTCGTTCGCGAGACGCGCAAGAGCGCCGAAACCTCGGGCGAGGTTGTCGAACAGGCAATCGACGCCATGAGCCGCATTGAAGATTCGTCAAAGCAGATCACCAGCATCATCGGTGTCATCGACGAGATCGCCTTCCAGACCAACCTGCTGGCGCTGAACGCCGGCGTCGAGGCGGCCCGCGCCGGAGAGGCCGGGAAGGGCTTTGCCGTCGTTGCTCAGGAAGTACGGGAACTGGCGCAGCGCTCGGCTCAGGCAGCCAAGGAAATCAAGACGCTGATCCACACATCCGGCGAGCAGGTGAAGAGCGGCGTCTCATTGGTCGGCAGGACGGGAGCAGCGTTGCACGAGATATCCTCCCGCGTCGGCGAGATAGACACCAACGTCACGGCCATCGTCGGCGCCTCCCGCGAACAGTCCGGCGCACTCCGGGAAATCAGCCAGTCCGTCAACCACATGGATCAGGCGACCCAGAAGAATGCCGCCATGGTTGAGGAAACCACGGCCGCCAGCCACGGGCTCGCGCGAGAGGCGGAAAGCCTGCACAATCTTCTCGGCGATTTCCGGATAGGCCGACCCGGTGACGTCAGGCACTCACTCGTCGCGGCATAG
- a CDS encoding formate dehydrogenase has product MSHDTSEKIVRMANQIATFFLSQPEDVRVEGVANHINKFWEPRMRRQFFEHIDKGGEGLLPLVIEASKAVKRPVAA; this is encoded by the coding sequence ATGTCGCATGACACCTCGGAAAAGATCGTTCGCATGGCGAACCAGATCGCCACCTTCTTCCTTTCCCAGCCGGAGGACGTGCGGGTGGAAGGTGTTGCGAACCATATCAACAAGTTCTGGGAGCCGCGTATGCGCCGCCAGTTCTTCGAGCATATCGACAAGGGCGGCGAGGGCCTTCTGCCGCTGGTGATCGAGGCCTCCAAGGCAGTCAAACGGCCGGTAGCGGCGTAA
- a CDS encoding sulfurtransferase FdhD, translated as MKTSVAARELQFRDGVLAPSSRAVPEETPIAFSYGGSTHAVMMATPADLEDFAFGFSLAEGIITSPEEILAVEPLEAGAGLDVQVTLRDATADALTVRRRRMAGPVGCGLCGIESIEQASRPVPRVAAAGLRLAPEDIEEAMTALGRTQVLNRETRAVHGAGFFVPGEGLLAIREDVGRHNALDKLVGAVLRADRRGEEGVVVVTSRLSVEMVQKAAILGASVLVAISAPTALAIRTAEEAGMTLIGIARGHDFEVFTGSERIVAGVAANVA; from the coding sequence ATGAAGACTTCCGTTGCCGCCCGTGAACTGCAGTTCCGCGACGGCGTGCTTGCGCCGTCGTCGAGAGCCGTGCCGGAGGAAACGCCGATCGCGTTTTCCTATGGCGGGTCCACCCATGCGGTGATGATGGCGACGCCGGCGGATCTCGAGGACTTCGCCTTCGGTTTTTCGTTGGCGGAAGGGATCATCACCTCGCCAGAGGAAATCCTGGCGGTCGAACCGCTGGAGGCGGGGGCGGGGCTCGATGTTCAGGTGACGCTTCGGGACGCGACGGCGGATGCGCTGACGGTGCGCCGGCGGCGGATGGCGGGTCCTGTCGGATGCGGCCTTTGCGGCATCGAATCGATCGAGCAGGCAAGCCGTCCGGTGCCGCGGGTGGCGGCCGCAGGCTTGCGTCTTGCGCCTGAAGATATCGAGGAAGCGATGACAGCGCTTGGCCGCACCCAGGTATTGAACCGCGAAACACGCGCCGTGCATGGCGCAGGCTTCTTCGTGCCGGGCGAGGGCCTGCTGGCCATCCGCGAGGATGTCGGGCGTCACAACGCGCTGGACAAACTGGTGGGCGCGGTTCTGCGCGCCGATCGTCGGGGCGAGGAGGGCGTCGTGGTCGTTACCAGCCGCCTCTCGGTGGAGATGGTGCAGAAGGCCGCCATTCTCGGCGCTTCTGTGCTTGTGGCTATTTCTGCGCCGACAGCGCTTGCCATCCGCACGGCGGAAGAGGCGGGAATGACGCTGATCGGTATCGCCCGAGGGCATGATTTCGAAGTTTTCACCGGATCGGAGCGCATCGTCGCCGGAGTTGCCGCCAATGTCGCATGA
- a CDS encoding formate dehydrogenase subunit alpha, which yields MSLIHEIDYGTPASKSTETVTLTIDGRQVTVASGTSIMRASMEAGIQVPKLCATDMVDAFGSCRLCLVEVEGRNGTPASCTTPCAPGMVVHTQTDRLKQIRKGVMELYISDHPLDCLTCAANGDCELQDMAGAVGLRDVRYGYEGDNHVKARDGVGEVNARWMPKDESNPYFTYDPAKCIVCSRCVRACEEVQGTFALTIEGRGFDSRVSPGMHEQFLASECVSCGACVQACPTATLTEKSVIAIGQPEHSAVTTCAYCGVGCSFKAEMRGEELVRMVPWKDGKANRGHSCVKGRFAYGYASHKDRILNPMIREKISDPWREVTWEEAYAHVATEFRRIQYQYGKDSIGGITSSRCTNEETFLVQKLIRAGFGNNNVDTCARVCHSPTGYGLGQAFGTSAGTQDFDSVEHSDVVMVIGANPTDGHPVFGSRLKKRLRQGAKLIVVDPRRTDIVRSPHVEAAFHLPLKPGTNVAVMTALAHVIVTESLFDEQFIRERCDWSEFEDWAAFVAEPQHSPEETEAFTGVPADLVRGAARLFATGGNGAIYYGLGVTEHSQGSTTVMAIANLAMATGNIGRPGVGVNPLRGQNNVQGSCDMGSFPHELPGYRHVSDDATRETFEKLWGVKLDSEPGLRIPNMLDAAVDGTFKGIYIQGEDILQSDPDTKHVSAGLAAMECVVVQDLFLNETANYAHVFLPGSTFLEKDGTFTNAERRINRVRKVMTPKNGYGDWEITQKLAQAMGLNWSYKHPSEIMDEIAATTPSFASVSYDYLDKMGSVQWPCNEKFPEGSPIMHIDGFVRGKGKFIRTEYVATDERTGPRFPLLLTTGRILSQYNVGAQTRRTDNVAWHPEDRLEIHPHDAEQRGIKEGDWVKLSSRSGDTTLRALITERVAPGVVYTTFHHPDTQANVITTDYSDWATNCPEYKVTAVQISPSNGPTDWQQDYEELSRRSRRIAGKLEAAE from the coding sequence ATGTCTCTCATTCACGAAATCGACTACGGCACGCCAGCATCGAAATCCACCGAGACGGTGACGCTGACGATCGATGGCCGGCAGGTGACGGTGGCTTCGGGCACCTCGATCATGCGTGCCTCCATGGAGGCGGGCATTCAGGTGCCGAAGCTCTGCGCGACCGATATGGTCGATGCCTTCGGCTCGTGCCGCCTCTGTCTCGTCGAGGTCGAGGGCCGCAACGGCACCCCGGCCTCCTGCACCACGCCCTGCGCGCCGGGAATGGTCGTGCACACCCAGACGGACCGGCTGAAGCAGATCCGCAAGGGGGTGATGGAGCTCTATATCTCCGACCATCCGCTGGACTGTCTGACCTGCGCGGCCAATGGCGATTGCGAGCTGCAGGACATGGCCGGTGCCGTGGGCCTGCGTGATGTCCGCTACGGCTATGAGGGCGACAATCACGTCAAGGCGCGCGATGGTGTCGGCGAGGTAAACGCCCGCTGGATGCCGAAGGACGAATCCAACCCCTATTTCACCTATGATCCGGCGAAGTGCATCGTCTGCTCCCGTTGCGTGCGGGCCTGCGAAGAGGTGCAGGGCACCTTTGCGCTGACCATCGAAGGCCGTGGCTTCGACAGCCGTGTTTCTCCCGGCATGCACGAGCAGTTCCTCGCGTCCGAATGTGTCTCCTGCGGCGCCTGCGTTCAGGCCTGCCCGACTGCCACGCTCACGGAAAAATCGGTGATTGCCATCGGCCAGCCGGAGCACTCGGCGGTCACCACCTGTGCCTATTGCGGCGTCGGCTGCTCGTTCAAGGCGGAGATGCGCGGGGAGGAACTGGTGCGCATGGTGCCGTGGAAGGACGGTAAGGCCAATCGCGGCCATTCCTGCGTCAAGGGCCGCTTCGCCTATGGCTATGCCAGCCACAAGGACCGCATCCTCAATCCGATGATCCGCGAAAAGATCAGCGATCCCTGGCGCGAGGTCACCTGGGAAGAGGCCTACGCCCATGTGGCGACCGAGTTCCGCCGTATCCAGTACCAGTACGGCAAGGATTCGATTGGCGGCATCACGTCCTCCCGCTGCACCAATGAGGAAACCTTCCTCGTCCAGAAGCTGATCCGCGCCGGTTTCGGCAACAACAATGTCGATACCTGTGCGCGTGTCTGCCACTCGCCGACCGGCTACGGTCTGGGGCAGGCTTTCGGCACCTCGGCCGGCACGCAGGATTTCGATTCCGTCGAGCATTCCGACGTGGTCATGGTGATCGGCGCCAACCCGACGGACGGACATCCGGTGTTCGGCTCGCGGCTGAAGAAGCGGCTGCGTCAGGGCGCGAAGCTGATCGTCGTCGATCCACGCCGCACGGATATCGTGCGCAGCCCCCATGTCGAGGCAGCTTTCCATCTGCCGCTGAAGCCCGGCACTAATGTCGCCGTGATGACGGCGCTTGCCCATGTCATCGTGACGGAAAGCCTGTTCGACGAGCAGTTCATCCGCGAACGGTGCGACTGGTCGGAATTCGAGGACTGGGCGGCGTTCGTTGCCGAGCCGCAGCACAGCCCGGAAGAGACCGAAGCGTTTACCGGCGTTCCTGCCGATCTGGTGCGCGGCGCCGCGAGGCTGTTTGCGACTGGTGGCAATGGCGCGATCTATTACGGTCTCGGCGTGACCGAACACAGCCAGGGTTCGACCACGGTCATGGCGATCGCCAACCTTGCAATGGCGACCGGCAATATCGGGCGTCCGGGCGTTGGCGTTAACCCGCTGCGCGGCCAGAACAATGTGCAGGGCTCCTGCGACATGGGTTCCTTCCCGCACGAGCTTCCGGGCTATCGCCACGTTTCCGACGATGCGACGCGCGAGACCTTCGAAAAGCTCTGGGGCGTCAAGCTCGACAGCGAGCCGGGCCTGCGCATTCCCAACATGCTGGATGCGGCCGTCGACGGCACGTTCAAGGGTATCTACATTCAGGGCGAGGACATCCTGCAATCCGATCCCGATACCAAGCATGTGTCGGCGGGCCTTGCCGCGATGGAATGCGTGGTGGTGCAGGATCTATTCCTCAACGAGACGGCCAATTACGCCCATGTCTTCCTGCCGGGCTCGACCTTCCTTGAAAAGGACGGCACCTTCACCAATGCCGAGCGGCGCATCAATCGCGTGCGCAAGGTGATGACACCGAAGAACGGCTATGGCGACTGGGAGATCACCCAGAAGCTCGCCCAAGCCATGGGCCTCAACTGGAGCTACAAGCATCCGTCCGAGATCATGGATGAAATCGCGGCTACGACGCCGAGCTTTGCCAGCGTCTCCTATGATTATCTCGACAAGATGGGCTCGGTGCAGTGGCCGTGCAACGAGAAGTTCCCCGAGGGGTCGCCGATCATGCACATCGATGGCTTCGTGCGCGGCAAGGGCAAGTTCATCCGGACAGAATATGTCGCGACCGACGAGCGCACGGGACCGCGCTTCCCGCTGCTTCTGACGACCGGTCGTATCCTGTCGCAGTACAATGTCGGTGCGCAGACCCGCAGGACGGACAATGTTGCGTGGCATCCGGAGGACCGGCTGGAAATCCATCCGCACGACGCCGAGCAGCGGGGCATCAAGGAAGGCGACTGGGTCAAGCTCTCCAGCCGTTCCGGCGATACGACGCTTCGTGCGCTGATTACCGAGCGGGTGGCTCCGGGCGTGGTCTACACGACCTTCCACCATCCCGATACGCAGGCGAATGTGATCACCACGGACTATTCCGACTGGGCAACCAATTGCCCGGAATATAAGGTGACGGCCGTGCAGATCTCACCCTCCAACGGTCCGACCGATTGGCAGCAGGATTACGAGGAGCTGTCACGTCGTTCGCGTCGCATCGCCGGCAAGCTGGAGGCGGCGGAGTAG
- a CDS encoding formate dehydrogenase — protein sequence MTVTVFVPGDSAALAVGADKVAAAIEREAKARGLDVHVVRNGSRGLLWLEPLVEVRSDHHRVAYGPVKASDVPGLFDANFLEGGEHPLFHGQTRDMPFLSRQTRLTFSRCGVTDPLSLEDYRQYQGLKGLEKAIAMAPADIVKQVADSGLRGRGGAGFPTGIKWKTVLDAPGDRKYIVCNADEGDSGTFSDRMIMEGDPFVLIEGMAIAGLATGATRGYVYTRSEYPHAIRVMTEAIRIAREAGILGPSVMGCGRAFDMEVRMGAGAYVCGEETSLLNSLEGKRGIVRAKPPLPALQGLFGCPTVVNNVMSLASVPVIMDRGAAFYRDYGVGRSHGTIPIQLAGNVKHGGLYETAFGVTLGELVYDIGGGTANGRPVKAVQVGGPLGAYFPPSLFDTIFDYEAFAAKDGLIGHAGIVVFDDTVDMLKQARFAMEFCSVESCGKCTPCRIGSTRGVETVDRIARGIEPEKNRALLGDLCNTMKFGSLCALGGFTPYPVMSAIMHFPEDFAPTPFVEAAE from the coding sequence ATGACCGTAACCGTTTTCGTTCCCGGGGATTCCGCCGCCCTTGCCGTTGGTGCCGACAAGGTGGCCGCAGCGATCGAGCGCGAGGCAAAGGCGCGCGGCCTCGATGTGCATGTGGTGCGAAACGGTTCGCGCGGCCTCCTCTGGCTGGAGCCGCTTGTCGAGGTTCGCTCCGACCATCATCGTGTCGCCTATGGACCTGTGAAGGCCTCCGATGTGCCCGGGCTGTTCGACGCCAATTTCCTTGAGGGCGGCGAGCATCCGCTCTTCCATGGGCAGACCAGGGACATGCCCTTCCTGTCGCGTCAGACGCGCCTTACCTTTTCTCGCTGTGGCGTGACCGATCCGCTTTCTCTGGAGGATTATCGCCAATACCAGGGCCTTAAGGGACTGGAAAAGGCGATTGCCATGGCCCCTGCCGATATCGTCAAGCAGGTGGCAGACAGTGGCCTGCGCGGACGAGGCGGTGCAGGTTTCCCAACCGGGATCAAATGGAAGACGGTTCTCGATGCGCCGGGTGATCGCAAATACATCGTCTGCAATGCGGACGAGGGCGATAGCGGCACGTTTTCCGACCGGATGATCATGGAGGGCGATCCCTTCGTGCTGATCGAGGGGATGGCGATTGCCGGCCTCGCGACCGGGGCGACGAGGGGTTACGTCTACACTCGCTCGGAATATCCCCATGCGATCCGCGTTATGACGGAGGCGATCCGGATCGCACGGGAGGCCGGCATTCTCGGTCCTTCCGTGATGGGATGTGGCCGCGCTTTCGACATGGAAGTCCGCATGGGCGCGGGCGCCTATGTCTGCGGCGAAGAGACGTCGCTTCTCAACTCGCTGGAAGGCAAGCGCGGCATCGTGCGCGCCAAGCCGCCACTGCCGGCGCTTCAGGGGCTTTTCGGCTGTCCGACCGTGGTCAACAACGTCATGTCGCTGGCGTCGGTGCCGGTCATCATGGACCGGGGTGCTGCCTTCTACCGTGATTATGGCGTCGGCCGTTCGCATGGCACGATCCCGATCCAGCTCGCCGGCAACGTCAAACATGGTGGTCTCTACGAGACGGCGTTCGGTGTGACGCTCGGTGAACTCGTCTACGATATCGGCGGTGGCACGGCGAACGGTCGCCCGGTCAAGGCGGTGCAGGTCGGCGGGCCGCTCGGCGCCTATTTTCCGCCCTCGCTGTTCGACACGATCTTCGACTACGAGGCTTTCGCGGCGAAGGATGGCCTGATCGGTCATGCGGGTATCGTCGTGTTCGACGATACGGTCGACATGCTGAAGCAGGCCCGTTTCGCCATGGAATTCTGCTCGGTCGAAAGCTGCGGAAAGTGCACGCCCTGCCGCATCGGTTCGACCCGCGGGGTGGAGACGGTCGACCGGATCGCCCGTGGCATCGAGCCGGAGAAGAACAGAGCGTTGCTCGGCGACCTCTGCAACACCATGAAGTTCGGATCGCTTTGCGCGCTCGGCGGGTTCACGCCCTATCCGGTCATGAGCGCCATAATGCATTTCCCTGAAGATTTCGCGCCAACCCCATTCGTTGAAGCAGCGGAGTAA
- a CDS encoding formate dehydrogenase subunit gamma has protein sequence MNVRSSSDDVLSRTSAIICELQGLEGPLLPILHAVQDTFGYVPEQAKPLIAQALNLSRAEVHGVVSFYHDFRSHTAGRHVLKLCRAEACQSMGGDALAERVKSLLGIDFHETTPDGAVTLEPVFCLGLCACAPSAMLDGELHGRLDEDCLGELVAEARR, from the coding sequence ATGAATGTAAGATCATCTTCGGATGATGTGCTATCTCGCACATCTGCGATCATCTGCGAATTGCAGGGTCTTGAAGGACCGCTGCTGCCTATCCTGCATGCCGTGCAGGATACGTTCGGCTATGTGCCGGAACAGGCCAAGCCGCTGATCGCGCAGGCGCTCAACCTTTCGCGCGCGGAAGTGCATGGCGTCGTTTCCTTCTATCATGATTTCCGCTCCCACACCGCCGGTCGCCATGTGCTGAAGCTCTGTCGGGCCGAGGCCTGTCAGTCGATGGGCGGGGATGCGCTGGCCGAGCGGGTCAAATCCCTTCTGGGCATCGATTTTCACGAGACGACGCCCGATGGCGCCGTGACGCTCGAACCGGTCTTCTGTCTCGGGCTCTGCGCCTGCGCGCCCAGCGCCATGCTGGACGGCGAGCTGCATGGGCGTCTCGATGAAGACTGTCTTGGCGAACTCGTTGCGGAGGCACGCCGATGA